TAAGTTTAAACTTAGCTCGCTTATTAGTTTACCTTGGTCAGTCTGTTAATTCCTTCTTTTTTACAACAAAAGTAAGGGATTAACATCGCTTTTATTTTTATAACGCAAACTAAGGGCTCCGCTTAGTTAATACCGGATTCGGGCTGAGGACAATCTTCGTCATCATTTCCTCCGGGTATGCAAGTCAGCACGACGGAGATACTGGTCATGACGTTCAATGTGCCAAACCCGCCTAAAACAGAACTACATTAAACTGCTTTTTTCAAGATATTACCACTAAATTCTCAGCATGGACACATGCGCTTTTATTTCCATCTGCCAAATTACATATTTGGCTATATTTCAAAAGGCAAAACATTTGCCGTTTAACTTTCATCTGTTATATTCCGCCCAACGGAGGTCTTTGAAAAAAACACTGGATATTTAAAAAATGATTTTTCTTGCATTTATCTTAGATAGCCAAACGGGTGGAATTACTCAATATCCAATAAATCAAATATATTTAAGGTACTATCAGGTGGATTGTCTGGAATAGTCTCATCATAACAATGCAGTATTAATTTTTCAGGCTGACCATAGTTATCAACACATCCATAATAAAATTTGTAGTTAAGAATTATCAATTCTATTAAGTTATCTATTTCTTGTTGTGACTCCATATTGTTGATCCATAATTTTTCATAACTCCCCCAATACCTTGAACTAGTAAGTATAATTCCAAAATCAGGCACATAAAAATGATTGATGCAACCATCTTCCGCTTTAAAATTTGAAGCAAATTTATATACTGTATATTGTTTTTCTCTGGTTTTAAATATCTTAAAATCTAAAAAAACAAAATTTTGTTCTTCTCCATTCAGTTTAAACGATAGCCTCGTTAATGCAGTGTCAATAATGTAAGAACGTAAATTGCCGTTAATGTAATGGTAGCCCATCTCTGTAGTATGATTTTCCTTTATATTCGTTTCAAGAGTAAAGTGTAATGTATCAATACTGATATAGTCACTATAAATATTATCAAATCTAATTATTGCATCATCTCTTTCTGGCAATTTATTATTACATGAAACCAATGATATTAATATGAAACAATAATTAATCGGTAAAATTATTAATTTTTTCATGTATATAATTATGTAAATTTTTAACTTTTCCATGGTTGAGCTTGCTATTATAATCGTTTTTCCAGAGTGGTTTTAATTGTTTATAAAAACTATATCTATCAGAATAAAAGATCCCATTAGGATCATTCATCATCTTATGTTGTTCAAATGGAGATATTCTTTCTTTCTTTTTTAATAATGTCATTTGATTTATTAATAAATGCTGCTTCTCGTGATTAATGGTTTTAGCCCCTTCGGCAATACCTAATTGTATATCTGTATAGTCTTCTGCAAAATCAAATTGTAATTCATATTTCAGGTATTCATCACTAGATTGACCCAATGCTAGTTTCCTTCCTTTTTCTCCTAAATTTCCTTCATACTCTTTGGATTCTCCTGTTTTTTTATTAACAATAAATGTTTCAGCTCTACCATTCCCAGGTAGGTCACCTAGCACAAAATTAACTGAAATGTGTCCATACTTACCTCCTATTTCAAAGGCTTCTATAAATGCTTTCCCTTCATCAGTACCAGCCCATGCATTATATCGATCCATAGCGTCTTTGTCACTTTCAAAAGCTTTGGAACGCTTTATACTATCCCCATTTATATCGATATTATTTATAGGATTCCCAGCCGCAAAACTGTATGGACTTAAATGATAGTATTTTTCAGCATAAGCATCTGGTACAAACCATACAGGAATCTCTGTAGCCAGCATCCTTGCTCCGTAGTCCAGCCAGTTCAGTTCCATTTCTTCCTGTAATTCCTTGACATTGTATTTATAAGCATTGAACCCTTCCACTTCATGGTCGCTCAGCAGAGGGATGATCATTCCGTACGGGTAGTACGCATTCACTTCCACCGCATTGCCCGAGGACCTTGTCACCGATAGGTTATCGAAATAAACAGGGGTCTGTGCTTCATTGTTCACATAGATCTCCATATAACCGCTTTCACTGAGTACCATCTTATCACCGGATAACTGCTGGATTTTGTTGATCTTGTCATCTACCGGGAGAAGTCCGGTATGGGCTTCAACCACTTCGAACTCCCTGTTGTACAGTACAAAATTCAGGCCGGATTCGGGCTGCGGGGAGTCTTCGTCGTTATTTCCTGCGGGTAAGGGGGCCAATACTGCGGAGGTACTGGCGGTGGCGCCAAGGTCGGTGGCCAGCGTGCTGAACTCACCCAGCGGGGCGGTGGCGTTACCGGAAAGGGCGGCTATCGCGCTGGCGGCTACGGGGGCGATGTCCAGGCCGCTGCCGGGTAGGCTTTTATCGATATTGTAAAAGGCCTGTGCGCTGATCTCTATGGTGTCGCCCGCCATCACTTTCAGGGTGATCTTAGGACCCTGGCTCTTGCCTGCTACCTTGGCCAGTTTGCTGTTAGCCGGGTTCTTGTCGGGGTAGTTGTAAGGACGGTCGGAGCGCGTGTTTTCAAGGTTGTCGAAGTACAGCCCTTCTTCTCCTGATTTGCCCTCTTCCATGGTGGCCATATAGCGCTGTCTATTGTCCGGATCACTGGTGAGCACGACACGGACATTGCCCAGGTGGTCCTTCAGGAAGTAGTCATAGACCCACCCGGAGGTGGTCTTGCGGATACGCCCGTACTGCGTGGAGATGAATTTCAGTTCGCTGCCTTCGTATTCCACCCCGTCGATATAATGACGTTCCTTGCTGCCAAACTTCTTACGGATACGGCGGCCGATGGCATCATACGTGTACTCGAGGGTTTCCTGGTCCTTGGTGATGAGGGTGGGCAGATTCAGGTGGTTGTAGGCTATGGTGATCCCCTTGTTGCTGTCGGTGGTCATCCTTCCCGCGGCATCGTAACCGTAGGTGCCGTTCCCGACGAACCCGGGGGTGCTTGGTTCGGAGGTACACAGCTGGTCGTTGATGCGAAGGGTGAGGTCGTTTCCTGAGGTGGCGGCAAATTGGAAGCCGGGCTGTAGTACGAAGCCTTCGCAGGCTTCCCGGATACCGGCATTAGCCGGGCTGTTCAGGGTGATCACACGGATGATTCCGGTGCCGGAGGAGCCTTCGTCTTCCTCATGGATTATGGAGTCTGAGGCCTGGCCCAGCTGGTTACCGTTGTACGACAGGGTCAATTGGTCGATCTGATCCCCGTTGTGCCAGCGGTCCAACTTCCTGATATTACCCATGATATCGTACCGGTAACCCTCGTTGTATTTTCCCTGGTCGGAACCGTAGGTGGTATTACTGTTGCCGGTGGCATTACTGCGGGCGTAGGCGCCTTCCTTAAGCCTGCTCAACGAATCGTACTTGAAGGCATAGGCATGCCAGTAGTCGTTCCGGGAGGGTGTTTTCCATTCCATGGCACTGATATTGCCACCCCACTGGGGGGTGCTGTTCAGGCTGCTGACAGATTCATGGTAATGGAGCTTCTGACTGAAAAGATTGCCAGTGATCTCTCTGAGCCAGCCGCGGATATTGTAGTTGTATCCGGTGGACTCAAGGCTGTTATTATGCAGGTCTGTGCGGACCAACTGACCCAGTTCGTTGTAGGTATTGGCAGCTACCACTACCGTATCATTACCCGTGATATGCTGTTTGACTTCCAGTAACCGCCCGGCATGGTCGTAGCGGTTGATCTCTGTCAAAGCAAATACTGCAGTGCCGCCTTTGAGATGTTCACGTACGGTGGAAAGTACTTTCCCTGTAAAATCGTAGGTAAGGGTAACCTTATCCTTTACCTCGCTGTTATCGATTTTTGGTTGTTCGGCTACGGTGTGAAGCAGCCGCCCTTTATTATCATAAAAAAGAGTGGCGGTCAGCCATTCGTCCGTATCAAGAATGCGTGTCTTGTTTCCTGTGACAAAACCCTTTACCCGATCATCAGCATGAGTATAAATGGACTCGCTGCCCGGAAAATCGTAACTGTCATAATAATTGACCAGATAAACATCACCGGTCGTTAGATTTTTCGGTTCGCTTTGGTTGGTATATCCGCATATTCCTCCGGAAAGGGGAGATTCCCAAAGGGGAGCAGTCTGCGCATTTATAGCTTCCTGCCAGTTCCTGCGGGAACGGCCGTCCTGCACGATACCAGACATCACCATACGTCCGATAGCGTCATATTTGGTAAAGGCCCATTCTCCTTTTTCCCGCTGGATGGCATCCTGGGTCATTACGGGCTGATCGAGCTTATTGTAGACAATATGCGTCCATCCCGCACCGGGAATGTATTTTTCGATGATCCGGTCTCGATAATCATATCGGTATTCATAAACATAATGTTGTAAAACAGAATACATGATTTTTGGTTGGTTTTTAGGAATAACCGGAGGAAATACATAGCATAACCGTCCTTTATTATCATAAACATAATCTGTATCCGCATATTTTTCAGAGGCAATTTTGCGACGATGCCTTATCATGTTACCATCCAAATCGGTATATTGTATTGTTTTCCGATCATCTTCATCAGTTATTTCTACAACACGAAGCGTTCCGGGATCGAAATACAATTCCAACATAATACTATCAATCCCATAAGGCGACCAAACCGGAACTTCTTCTCTATAATTTGTTCTATAAAAATAAGTTATTCCTTTATCTAAAGTATCTTGAGAACTATTCCATGCATCTCCGGGAACACCTTCTATTAATATCCGACCTGTAGCCGAAGACTCATATTTCATTGTAGACCATGTTGTCCATTCCGGTTGATAAAATGCCTTTTGATCTGCTATGGCATTACGCTTGTAAACACCCGTCCCATCAGAAGACACATAAGGAAGGTATATTTTTGAATTTCTTTCGAATGCATCGAGCTTAATAGGAGTCACCAAATCTTTCCCTTCAGGAGAAGCTTTTGCCACCACGTTTTGCAACGGCCGGCCAAGTGCATCGAAATACTCGATGGAAACAGATGCCAGCGTCTGATCAGGGAGCACGATATTAGTTCTGTATGCAATATCTGTATTACTTATTTCCTGCAATGGGGTCACGGTCATCAAATAATTCAGGTCTCGCCATAAAGTATTTGTATTAACAGCACTGCTATAATGATGCATGTTAGAATTATTTTGTTCCGACATGGAAGCGGAATCAGGCTTTAAAATGGCTGTATTTCGTTTACTATCTTCATATTGATAAGGAATGGCTGAAATAACCGATGTCAGTAAAAATCCTATTGACAAAACGAGATAGATGATAATTTTCTTTTTCATTCTTGTAATTTATTTTTTGATAAATTTTCTAATAATGTTAATACCAGCTGATTGTAAAGAGATATTATTTTTTCCTGTTTTTGCCGCTTTGTTTCAATACTAAAGCTCACTATAATGACGAAAATATTCCTTGATAATATTTCCTTCTTCATCTTTTACAGTTATCATTCCTCCTGATGAATATTCATAATAAATAGTTCTTCCAGAAGGATCGGTTTCGGATGACATTCCTATTAAAGGATGATAAGTATATACATTGACATGTGCATTAGGCAACTGTGTCCGCAAATTTTTTAATGTCATAATGTCACTTTCGGAAAGGCTTCTCTTTTGCCCCAGGATATTAAATATATCTTCACCCAGCAAACCGGTTATTTCTGTCAAAGATGTATTTTCTATTTTTGCTATCGGATATCGGAAATTATATCCCCAGATATATACAATCTGCGGACCACTTTCTTGCGAAACACACACCGGATTACCGTGCCGGTCGTATTCATGATAATGTATTCTTGCTTCTTCCGCAGAATTTTCTGTAGATGAAACAATGGTTGCCGGTAATACTTTATTATCGAAGATATCATAGAGGAGCTTTGTCGTTTTGTATTTTGTCCACCTGCGTTTTGTGTGTAAAAGCAAATTATTATATTGTCGGTTGAACAACATCTGTTGTCGTGCGATTTCGGCATCTCCGGAAAAACGGACATCTTCAGTATAACCAAATTCTTCGATCGTGTTGTCGCCGGTACTACTATTAATTTCAGTTCGGTTTTGATAAAGAGTATTAGAAGTACTCCTGTATCCATATGTTTTATTGATTATAAGAGTATCAGAACCATATATTTCTTTGGTTATTTCTCTAATAGGTTTACTGATACCCGTTTTTATAGCATAACTTTTATACAATATATCTTCATAATCATCATTCGTTCTTGGATAAAGAGTTTGTCCAATCAATTTTTTTCTTCTAAATACTTTAGCGACCCTGATATCACCCGGTTTATATATTTCATAGAAATATTTAGTATGTGATACCGGAATAAACTTATTATCCGCAGAATTATTATACCAATCATCATTATATCTGTAAACAATCTTCTCTTGCAATTGGTCATCCATCCAGTCGGCCTGGTACTCATAAAAAATATCCGTCAGTTCTTCTCTTTCCGGTTTATATCTCCGATAATTCTTATATTTATATACCGTTTTTCCTAAATTACCTTTATCTATTGGATCATCCGAAACGTATTCGGTAACCATATCGTAAAAAACAGGGGAACCACCGGAATAAAAAAGATCGGTCAGCGAACTGGAATAAAAGGTCCTGAATCTTGTTTCTATGGGATCAAATAAATGACCATTATCATTACCGACATAACTGAGATACATTTTTGTTTGTTCAATCATATAATCATCTGTTGTTACGGGCTTTTTTATGATTCCTCTATTTCCGGAGTTTGGACCATATTCAAAATAACGATAAGTAATTCCATCAGTCATCCTGTCGTAATCTTCTATAGAAACGATACGCAATCCTCCTGCCGGCGCATAGTCTATAAGGTCTTCATCGAAGTATCTATGGGGTTCATAACTAAAAGTAGTAGTACCTCCGGTAGGATAAGTAATACTTTTCAGGCTTCCATAATACATTGTATTCGGATTGGGGTTTTTATCGGCTTCACCTATTTGAAAAGATCTAGATGCGACATCATTATGGCACCGTTTACCTCTAATAATACTAATAGGGACTGCATTAATATTATCGCCGTTTGCTCCGTTATAATACCCCCAGTGATCATAGGACTTCGACATGACATGATCAGGAAGGAAATCACTATAGTAGGAAAAGCTGTATCTTTCCGAGATATTGGTAGCATCATCCGTTATGGTGATGTAATCCAGCTTGTCTCTTCTTAATCCATAAGAATTCATTTCTCCGGTTAAATCGTAAGTACTTTGGGAGAAATAAATAGTTTTTACAGACTTTTCCCCATCATATATGTTAATTGAAGTTAAGCGATTATTATTTGTAGTAAATGTAATTTTACCTCCACGGAAGCTGATTGTTTTAATTTTTCTGCCCCGGACAGTTGTTGATCTGGAATAATAATCTTCAATATTACAAAAAAATTCCTGTAATTGACCATATTCACCCACGACATAATTTGTTATCATTCTGGGATCAAAATTGGTTATATAGGTAATATAAGGAAAAGTAGCTGTATTACATATGAGAGTTTCAATCTTTTCTGTGCGAGAACCCTCAATATTATCTTCTACAGTAATCACATCTGTATTGGAAAAGTATTTTTCTTCACTCTCCGAATAATTAAAAAAAATGGTATCACGGCTGCAGGGAGAGATTATTTCTGTTGCTTTCCAACATGTCACTGCTAATTCATCAAGCCCCGAAAAAGTCCGCTCTATAAAGTTATTATATGCGCCATTCAATGCTGTACCAAACCTGTAATATACTCCTCTGTCATCAATCATTTCTATTTTCATAGGTGTATTATAATCAAACTCTATGTTGACCGGATCATAGGTATGTGTCAATACTGTGTGAGGTGATGTTTCGCCTGCTGTTTTTTGAAAATAAAATTTACCACTCCGGTCGAGTAATCTGTAATAAAACTCATCCGGTTCTTCTTCTGTTCCTCCAGTTTCGTGGGCGAGCCAAATGAGGTATTTGTCCCATGTAGAGGGCATGCTGGAATTTTGTAAAATACCGGAAGCTTTTTCATCGGGTTTTCCTTTTACAGATCTTGATACCGAAGGTTCAGCGCTCAGTGTCCATCCAAGCCCGACCCAACCGGAGTTTTCATTTACTTTGATGCCCGATGCATGGTAACTTAAAGTTATAGGAAGCACCAACTCACCTACACGTATTTCATAAAGCGGAATTTCTATTTTTACCAATCCCGAGTTATAATCTACCGGATAATTTATATATTTTGCTATGGCAGCAGCTTCAGGAGAAGCAGGAATCAACTCAGGCAAAGATATTGGAATATTTTGCGACCAAGCATTGATGCTTATTATCCATAAACATATGGATATTATCTGAAATCGTCTAATTTTCATGGCATTCTATTAATCTATTTATTCATCAAGTGATTTTCTGTTTTCTAATTCAAATATTCGTTGTCCCTGTTCATTCAGCCTTTTTTCCTGTTCAATGATATACAAGGTCAATTCCTCTATTTTTTGCAATAATTTTATCTGCATTTCCCCCATACTTACCCCATTGCGCACCATACTATCGGCAGGAGCAATATCCGGCAGATGTTTGTTTTCGGTAATGAATTGCTCTACGTCTTTTAAAGGACGTAAAGAATAACCTTCATCAAAGACAAAATCGGCGCCGGCATTGGCCTCTATACGTATTTCACGGGATACGATATCACCGGCTACAATAAGTGTGGTGGGCGAACCGGAAGT
The DNA window shown above is from Bacteroidales bacterium and carries:
- a CDS encoding DUF6443 domain-containing protein, which translates into the protein MKKKIIIYLVLSIGFLLTSVISAIPYQYEDSKRNTAILKPDSASMSEQNNSNMHHYSSAVNTNTLWRDLNYLMTVTPLQEISNTDIAYRTNIVLPDQTLASVSIEYFDALGRPLQNVVAKASPEGKDLVTPIKLDAFERNSKIYLPYVSSDGTGVYKRNAIADQKAFYQPEWTTWSTMKYESSATGRILIEGVPGDAWNSSQDTLDKGITYFYRTNYREEVPVWSPYGIDSIMLELYFDPGTLRVVEITDEDDRKTIQYTDLDGNMIRHRRKIASEKYADTDYVYDNKGRLCYVFPPVIPKNQPKIMYSVLQHYVYEYRYDYRDRIIEKYIPGAGWTHIVYNKLDQPVMTQDAIQREKGEWAFTKYDAIGRMVMSGIVQDGRSRRNWQEAINAQTAPLWESPLSGGICGYTNQSEPKNLTTGDVYLVNYYDSYDFPGSESIYTHADDRVKGFVTGNKTRILDTDEWLTATLFYDNKGRLLHTVAEQPKIDNSEVKDKVTLTYDFTGKVLSTVREHLKGGTAVFALTEINRYDHAGRLLEVKQHITGNDTVVVAANTYNELGQLVRTDLHNNSLESTGYNYNIRGWLREITGNLFSQKLHYHESVSSLNSTPQWGGNISAMEWKTPSRNDYWHAYAFKYDSLSRLKEGAYARSNATGNSNTTYGSDQGKYNEGYRYDIMGNIRKLDRWHNGDQIDQLTLSYNGNQLGQASDSIIHEEDEGSSGTGIIRVITLNSPANAGIREACEGFVLQPGFQFAATSGNDLTLRINDQLCTSEPSTPGFVGNGTYGYDAAGRMTTDSNKGITIAYNHLNLPTLITKDQETLEYTYDAIGRRIRKKFGSKERHYIDGVEYEGSELKFISTQYGRIRKTTSGWVYDYFLKDHLGNVRVVLTSDPDNRQRYMATMEEGKSGEEGLYFDNLENTRSDRPYNYPDKNPANSKLAKVAGKSQGPKITLKVMAGDTIEISAQAFYNIDKSLPGSGLDIAPVAASAIAALSGNATAPLGEFSTLATDLGATASTSAVLAPLPAGNNDEDSPQPESGLNFVLYNREFEVVEAHTGLLPVDDKINKIQQLSGDKMVLSESGYMEIYVNNEAQTPVYFDNLSVTRSSGNAVEVNAYYPYGMIIPLLSDHEVEGFNAYKYNVKELQEEMELNWLDYGARMLATEIPVWFVPDAYAEKYYHLSPYSFAAGNPINNIDINGDSIKRSKAFESDKDAMDRYNAWAGTDEGKAFIEAFEIGGKYGHISVNFVLGDLPGNGRAETFIVNKKTGESKEYEGNLGEKGRKLALGQSSDEYLKYELQFDFAEDYTDIQLGIAEGAKTINHEKQHLLINQMTLLKKKERISPFEQHKMMNDPNGIFYSDRYSFYKQLKPLWKNDYNSKLNHGKVKNLHNYIHEKINNFTD